CCAAAGGGTTCGTCCCCCCACCTCCGCGACAGGCCCCGGAGCGCAGCCCTGATCCAGGAGTCGAACGCCTGCGACAACGGATCGCTGCGCTCGAGCACGAGATCGAGATGGTGGAGCGTTCCGGCGATCCCGACAGCCCGTACCAGCAACGCCTCGGCATTCTGGCAACCGCGTTGGAATCGATCGAGCAGGAAATCGCCGAGGCGACACCGCTCCAGTCGCGCGATGTTCCGGCGCTCGAGCCGTCTCCGATCACGAATATCGCGGTGGAACTGGAGCCTGTCCCACGGGTGTCGTTCCAGATCGGTGACCAGGTCTTTCGCTATTCGGAAGAAATCGACTGGGCTGAGCGCGGAACTCAGATCGTGCATGGAGACCTCATGGGTGACGGCGTCGACGTGCGTCCGCTCGTGCCCATTGAATTTCCCAGCGATCTTCGCGACGAGCTGGCGGACCATCTGGAACAGTCTTTGTTTGCCTTCGCTACCGACCTGCGCGATCGAAGCATCGACGGGCGCGCGCTCCCCATGAACGTGACCCTGGCCGATCTGGCGGTCCCCTCTCCTGACTGCGGAGACTGGCAACTTTGGGGTGGCATTTCGCTCCGTTGCCTGGAACACGACGCGCGGTTGCGGGAGCTCAACGCCGAACGCGCGCGGCTCCTGACCGAGCGGAGCTCCGATATCGAAGAACGCCAACGACAAGTCGAGGAGCTTCCGATCCAACGGCGACGCCTCAATCAGGCGATCGCGGACCTACAGCAACGCGAAGCTGGCCGCTAGAGATCGTCTGGCAGCCTGGCAAGCCCTGCCGGTTGCATGCGGCCGTCCGCGATCAGCTGGCGAACGCGCGCGCGGTTGCGCTCCGACCAATTGCTCTTTGGTCGCCTCGGAGTGAAGCGCAACGCGCGGAGCTGCTCGTCGACGCGAATACCCTTGTTGTCCACCCATCCGTGGCAGAACCCGACATCGATCAACTCCTCCAACGTGACCGAGAAGTGCGGCGAGGACTTCTTGTGAAAGGCAACCCAATGCTCTGTCTCGGTGGAACCATGATCCCTGAACCATGCGTCGAGCTCATCGGCTGATGCGATGACCGGAATGGATTCAGGCGAAGGATTGGCCATCATGGTGAGATCCGCACGTAGGAGGCTCGCATCACGGCAAGGAACTTCTCCAGGAGATCGAGCCCATCGTCGGCCTGAAACGCAACAGTGCGCGCTCCAGCCCGAGTAACGCCATGAATGCGTTCGGCAGCGTCCGCTCGGGTCTGATGATCGAACTCCAACTCGACTGGCGAACCCGGGGGCAGCACAGCAGGAAGCACCTGGCCAATGAGCGACATCGCTTCGTGCGCTTTTTCCTCGATGAGCGCCTGCGCAGCCCGGGGGTGCATGTTGATCGCTCCGGTTTGCGAAATGCCTTCCTTGATGACCGCTTTCGCCACCGGCTGCTTCAGGAATGCCTCGGTTTGATCGCACGCGGTTTGGTCGCCGGTCACCAGCAGAACCGGCACTCCGAAAGCGCCCGCACAATAGGCAATCAGTCCAAACTCGCCAGTCGATTCCCCAGCAATGCGCAGATCGTTGAGATTCGTGCTCCAGGTGTGTGACAGGGCGGACGAGACGGTGCCGGCTTTGGAGTGAAACCCGGTGAAGAAGACTCCCGCACAGTCGGCATCCATCCCCTGAAGGAAGTTGAGCGGCCCGGCGCCACCGGCAACCAGCAGACATCGCTCGTCGAGCTCGTCGATGAGGATGTTCAGGTTGGCATTGTGATAGTCGTTGACCGTCACCTTGGCCGCTCCGGCGGCAAAGGCGCCCCGGGCAGCCGCGCTCACCTCAGCAGTCATGCGGCGCCGGCAGCGGTCGTACTCGGACTCTTTGTAGGGAGAGCCGCCGGAGGTTTCCGGGGGAGTGACTTGCATCCAGGAAACGACACCGGCCGTTCCCTCCATATCCGCGCAAATGTGGATCTTCATGCTCGCCACCTATCGAACATCGCTGAAGCGGGCGATGATTTCCTGGGCTGCATTGTGACCAGGAGCGCCCATCACGCATCCGCCGGGCCATGCGCCCGAACCGCAAAGGAAGAGCCCCTGGATCGGGCCCTCGTACGAACTCGAACCAGGTACCGGGCGCATATCGAAGGCCTGCTCGGGAACGAGCTCGCCATGGAAAATGTGTCCGCCTGTCAGCCCAAACCGGGCTTCCAGATCGGGTGGCGCCAACACCTGCATCCCAACGATCTGATCCGGGATATTGGGCGCATACTCGGCAAACTCGCGGATGACGTGATTGGCGATTTCATCGCGCCGGTCGTCCCAGGAACCGTCGGCCAGCTTGTACGGGAAATACTGCGTGAAGATCGAGATCGTGTGCTTGCCGGGAGGAGCGACTGACGGATCGACGGCAGACTGCATGTGTATGTTCATGAACGGCTTTTCTGATGGCCGTCCTTGCCGCGCATCCTCATACGCTTTCTGCATGTAGTCGATCGTGGGAGCGATGAACAGTCCGCCGGTGCTGCCGTCGCGCTGCTTCTGAGCGTCGTCACCGAGCGCCTTGAACCAGGGCAGCTCATTGACCGCCATATTGATCTTCATGACCGGGCTCTCGATCTTGATCGACTCGATCGCCTTTCGGTAGTCGGCCGGAACATCAGCGCTGTCGAGCAACGTGAGATAGGTTCGTTTTGGATCGGCGTTCGACAGGACGATATTGGCCTCGATCTCTTCCCCACTCGTGAGCGCGACCCCTGTGGCCCGGCCATCCTTAACGATGATCTGCTCGACATCGGCTCCGAGGCGAATCTCAGCCCCTCGCCGTTCCGCGATGCGCGAGAGCGCTTGCGTGATCGACCCCATCGCGCCCCTCACGTAGGTCCAGCGGCCGCGATGCCCAGTCG
The nucleotide sequence above comes from Thermomicrobiales bacterium. Encoded proteins:
- a CDS encoding M55 family metallopeptidase; this encodes MKIHICADMEGTAGVVSWMQVTPPETSGGSPYKESEYDRCRRRMTAEVSAAARGAFAAGAAKVTVNDYHNANLNILIDELDERCLLVAGGAGPLNFLQGMDADCAGVFFTGFHSKAGTVSSALSHTWSTNLNDLRIAGESTGEFGLIAYCAGAFGVPVLLVTGDQTACDQTEAFLKQPVAKAVIKEGISQTGAINMHPRAAQALIEEKAHEAMSLIGQVLPAVLPPGSPVELEFDHQTRADAAERIHGVTRAGARTVAFQADDGLDLLEKFLAVMRASYVRISP
- a CDS encoding NAD(P)/FAD-dependent oxidoreductase is translated as MAKRYDAVIVGGGHNGLVAACYLAEAGISTLVLERYSKIGGAAVSEEYVPGFTFSTGSYVLSLMPRKLIEELRLLDEGLVFLERNPRFFAPFPDGSTLSYWNDHDRWLDDIRKISPKDADAYDHYDAMLEKACEVMDRYILRRPPSWSEVAAQFSTPEEALIFQKFYLGSAADIAEYFFESPQMQAVVAASGLIGTFRGPRDTGTGYVKLFHSMGMATGHRGRWTYVRGAMGSITQALSRIAERRGAEIRLGADVEQIIVKDGRATGVALTSGEEIEANIVLSNADPKRTYLTLLDSADVPADYRKAIESIKIESPVMKINMAVNELPWFKALGDDAQKQRDGSTGGLFIAPTIDYMQKAYEDARQGRPSEKPFMNIHMQSAVDPSVAPPGKHTISIFTQYFPYKLADGSWDDRRDEIANHVIREFAEYAPNIPDQIVGMQVLAPPDLEARFGLTGGHIFHGELVPEQAFDMRPVPGSSSYEGPIQGLFLCGSGAWPGGCVMGAPGHNAAQEIIARFSDVR